One window from the genome of Chaetodon trifascialis isolate fChaTrf1 chromosome 20, fChaTrf1.hap1, whole genome shotgun sequence encodes:
- the barhl1b gene encoding barH-like homeobox 1b, translating to MEASANGSSFGIDSLLSHRPGSPVSKGDSLAGECRSPLEFSPRSDVESGCSSPPSPRRECVEEVAQRQGHGVGLPPHLQHAQISAGSQQRTVTSSFLIRDILADCKPLAACAPYSSNGQPTQEAGRLASKIADDFMEKIHSNSSSDSEYKVKEEGDREISSSRDSPQVRLKKPRKARTAFTDHQLAQLERSFERQKYLSVQDRMELAASLNLTDTQVKTWYQNRRTKWKRQTAVGLELLAEAGNYSALQRMFPSPYFYPQSLVSNLDPGAALYLYRGPSAPPPALQRPLVPRILLHGLQGGSEPPPPPPPLPPMSGVLPRPAQQR from the exons ATGGAGGCGTCCGCCAACGGGTCCAGTTTTGGCATCGACTCGCTGCTGTCCCACAGGCCTGGAAGTCCGGTGTCCAAAGGGGACAGCCTGGCGGGGGAGTGCCGCTCGCCTCTGGAGTTCAGCCCGAGATCAGACGTGGAGAGCGGCTGCTCGTCGCCTCCGTCGCCGAGGAGGGAGTGCGTGGAGGAGGTGGCCCAGAGGCAAGGTCACGGCGTCGGCCTGCCGCCGCACCTCCAGCACGCACAGATATCGGCGGGGTCGCAGCAGAGGACCGTGACCTCGTCGTTCCTCATCAGAGACATTCTCGCGGACTGTAAGCCTCTGGCCGCCTGCGCGCCCTACTCCAGCAATGGACAGCCGACTCAGGAGGCGGGGAGGCTGGCCTCGAAGATAGCGGACGACTTTATGGAGAAAATCCACAGCAACTCGTCGTCAGACAGTGAATATAAAG tgaaagaggagggggacagggaGATCTCCAGCAGTAGAGACAGCCCTCAGGTCCGGCTGAAGAAGCCCAGGAAGGCCCGGACGGCCTTCACGGACCACCAGCTGGCCCAGCTGGAGCGCAGCTTCGAGCGGCAGAAGTACCTGAGCGTCCAGGACCGCATGGAGCTGGCGGCCTCCCTCAACCTCACCGACACACAGGTCAAGACCTGGTACCAGAACCGGAG GACAAAGTGGAAGAGGCAGACGGCGGTGGGACTGGAGCTGCTGGCGGAAGCTGGAAACTACTCCGCCCTGCAGAGGATGTTCCCGTCCCCGTACTTCTACCCGCAGAGCCTGGTGTCCAACCTGGACCCCGGAGCGGCCCTCTATCTCTACAGAGGCCCCTCGGCGCCTCCGCCGGCCCTGCAGAGACCCCTGGTCCCGCGGATCCTCCTGCACGGGCTGCAGGGGGGCAGCGAGCCGCCCCCTCCGCCGCCTCCTCTGCCCCCCATGTCCGGCGTGCTTCCTCGGCCGGCTCAGCAGCGGTGA